Part of the Cellulomonas hominis genome, CTCAGCTTGGTCCCGACGGCGAGCAGCGTGGTGAACACGCCGACCACCAGCACCGGGCCCCACTCGAGGTCCACCGGCCCGAGGTGCAGCGTCGTCGGCAGGTCGACGCCGAACAGCCCGAAGGCGTCCGACAGGTACACGCCCCAGAACTTCGCGATCACCGCGGCGGCGAGCAGCATCTCGAGGATGAGGTCCCAGCCGATGATCCAGGCGACCAGCTCGCCGGCCGTCGCGTAGGAGAACGTGTACGCGGACCCCGCGACCGGCAGCGTCGAGGCGAACTCGGCGTAGCACATGATCGCGAGCGCGCAGACGATCGAGGCGATGAGGAACGAGACGATGACGCTCGGCCCCGCGTAGTTCGCGGCGGCGGTCGCGCCGACCGAGAAGATGCCCGCGCCGACGGCGACGGCGACCCCGAGGACGGCGAGGTCCCAGGCGGTCAGGTCGCGGCGCAGGGACCGTTCCGGATCGTCGACGCTGGCCAGGGACTCCTCGACGGACTTCCGGCGCAGGACGCTGCGGTTCGTGATGGACACCGGGGGGCTCCCTCGGTCGACGACGTTGTGCCGCGCGAGCATGGCGAAGGTCGTGCGAGGCCGCACGGCGAGGTCCGCGATGTGAGACCAGACAGGACGAACCGTCAGATTCCGCCCGGAAAGCCTAGCTGCCGCCACGCCTCGTAGACAGCGGTGGCGGCCGCGTTCGTGAGATTCAGCGACCGCCGGCCCGGCAGCATCGGGATGCGCAGCCGGTTCGTCACGCCGGGGTGCTCGAGCGCCTCCGGCGGCAGCCCGGTCGGTTCCGGGCCGAACAGCAGGGCGTCCCCGTCCCGGAACCGCACGTCGGTGAACCGGGTCGAGGTGTGCGTCGTGAAGGCGAACACGCGGCTCGTGGCCAGCGCCGCCATGGCCGCGTCCAGGTCCGGGTGCACCACCACGTGCGCGAGGTCGTGGTAGTCGAGGCCCGCGCGCTTGAGGCGCGGCTCGTCCATCACGAACCCGAGCGGCTCCACGAGGTGCAGCGTCGCCCCCGTCGCGGCGGCCAGGCGGATGGCGTTCCCGGTGTTGCCGGGGATGCGGGGCTCGAAGAACACGACGTGCAGCACCGGGCGATGATCTCACCGTCGGGGGACGTCGGTGGTGGGCGCTAGCGTGAGGGCGGACCTGCACCACCCCCGCGAGAGGACCCCGATGCCCACCATGCCTCCGTATCGCGCCGACGACGCCCGGTACGAGAACATGCCCTACCGCCGCACCGGACGCAGCGGGCTCGACCTGCCCGCGCTGTCCCTGGGCATGTGGCACAACTTCGGAGACGTGACCCCGCTGGAGACCCAGCGCGCCGTCCTGCGGCGGGCGTTCGACCTCGGGATCACCCATCTCGACCTCGCGAACAACTACGGCCCGCCGTACGGCTCCGCGGAGGCGAACTTCGGCCGGCACCTGGCCCAGGACCTGCGGCCGTACCGCGACGAGCTCGTCATCTCCTCCAAGGCGGGCTACGACATGTGGCCCGGGCCCTACGGCGACGGCGGCTCGCGGAAGTACCTGCTGGCGTCGCTGGACCAGACCCTCGCGCGCACCGGCCTGGACTACGTCGACATCTTCTACTCGCACCGGCCGGACCCGTCCGTGCCGCTGGCCGAGACGATGGGCGCGCTGCACACCGCGGTGACCAGCGGCAAGGCGCTGTACGCCGGCATCTCCAACTACTCGCCGTCCCGCACCCGCGAGGCCGCGCGGATCCTCGCCGACCTCGGCACCCCGCTGCTCATCCACCAGCCCTCCTACTCGATGTTCAACCGGCACGTCGAGCGAGTGGCCGAGGGGGAGTCCGAGTCGCTGCTCGACGCCGTCGGCGACCTCGGCGTCGGGATGATCGTGTTCTCCCCGCTGCAGCAGGGCCTGCTCACCGGCCGCTACCTGTCCGGCGAGGTGCCCGCGGACTCCCGGGCCGCCACCAGCCGGTTCCTGTCGGCGGACTCCATCTCGGAGACCTACCTCGCGCGGGCCCGGGCGCTCGACGAGATCGCCCGCGGCCGGGGCCAGTCGCTCGCCCAGCTCGCGCTGACCTGGGTGCTGCGCGACCCCCGCGTCACGTCCGCGCTGATCGGGGCGTCGTCCGTCGCGCAGCTCGAGGACAACGTGGCCGCGCTGACCGCCCCGCCGCTCACCGACGACGAGATCGCCGCGATCGAGCCGCACGCCGTCGACGGGACCGCCCGGCGGTGAGCGCCACCCGCGTCCCGGTCGTCCTGCTGCACGGGCTGACCGACTCCGCGGCCTGCTGGCCGAGCGTGCGGACCCGGTACGCCGACCGCACGGTGGTCGCGCTCGACGCCCGCGGCCACGGCGGCGTCCCGCTGCCCGACGAGCCGTTCACCATCGCGGCGCTCGCGGCCGACGCCGCCGCAGCGCTCCGGGAGCTCGCGCTGGGGCCCGCGCTGGTCGTCGGGCACTCGATGGGCGGGGTCACCGCCGAGGAGCTCGCGCTCACCGCGCCCGAGCTCGTCGCGGCGCTCGTCCTCGAGGACCCGGCGTGGCACGAGGACGGCCGGCTCGGCGCGGCGGCGGACGACGCCGGCGCGGTGGGCCTCGGCGGCGCGGAGGCGGCTGCGGCCCCGGCGGTGCCGCGCGACGACGAGCGCGGGCGGCCCACGTGGCTCGGCCCGGCCATCGCGTCGTTCGCCGGCCGGACCGTCGAGCAGATCGCCGCCCGTGGACGCCTCGACAACCCCGACTGGCCGGAGGACGAGATCCTCGGCTGGGCGCAGGCGAAGACCGGCGTCGACCCGCGGCTCGCGGAGGTCCCGCACGACTGGGTCGCCCGGGACTGGGTGGGCGCGCTGTCCGGCGTCCGGGTCCCCGTCACGCTGCTCACCGCGGAGCCCGGGCGTGCCGTCGTCACCCCCGGGCAGGCCGCGCGGGCCGCTTCGGTGCTCGGGCTCGCGCCGGACGGGCTGCTCACGCACGCGCCGGTCCCCGGGGTGGGGCACAACATCCGCCGCGAGGCCCCGGCGGCGTTCCTCGCCGCGCTCGACGCGGCGGTCGCCCGCGCGGACGCGGCGGCGTAACCGCCCGCAGCGCCCTGTCTCGGCGCGGGCGGTGGTGCGGCGCGGGCGGTGGTGCGGCGCCGGCGGCGGCGCGGAGGTCAGCCGAGGAGGGCCGCGACGACCAGGAGCGCCGGGATCGCCAGCACGGTCGTCACCAGCCCTGCGTCCCGGGCGAGCGCGGTGCCCTGCCGGTACTGGATCGCGTACACCAGCACGTTCTGCGCCGTCGGCAGCGCCGACACGACCGCCACCGCGAGCAGCGCCTCCCCCCGCAGCCCGAGCGCGGTGCCGAGCCCGATGGCCAGCGCCGGGTGCACGACCGCCCGCAGCACCGCGACGAGCGCGACGTCCCCGCGCGGCGCCTGCTCGGCGCTGACCCGCGGGGCGGCCAGGGACATCCCGAACGTCAGCAGCGCGAGCGGCGGCGCGGCGGCACCGAGCAGCGCGAACGGCTGGAGCACGACGTCGGGCAGCGTCCACGGCAGGGCCGCGAGCACCAGGCCGATGAGCGTGCCGACGATGACCGGGTTCCGCAGGGTGCGGCGCAGGACCGACCGCAGGGTGGCGAACCGGACGCGCGCGGTCGGGTCGGCGACCGAGCCGTCGCGGGTCCGGCGGTTCCGGGAGTCGAGCACCACCAGGGCGATCGGGACGAGCACGAGCTGCTGGTACAGGGTCGGCGGGACGACGGTGACGATGCTGCCGAGCAGGTAGGCGGTCAGCGGGATGCCGATGTTCCCGGCGTTCACCCACGACGACGCGAGCACCCCGACCACGAGGTCGCCGGTCGGCCGGTGCCGGACCAGCCCCAGGTACGCCGCCGCGAGCAGCGCGACGACGGTCGTGCTGAGGAACGTGACCAGCGCCGACCGGGACACCAGCAGCCCCAGGTCGGCGCGGCCGAGCGTGTCGATGAGCAGCGCGGGCGTGGCCACGGTGAACGCGGTCGCGGCGAGCACCCGCTGGGCGCCCTCCCCGAGCGCGCGGGTGCGGCCGACGAACCAGCCGACCACGACCACGACCACGATCGTGCCGAGCGCGGAGAGGACGGCGAGCATCAGGCGGTCGGACCGCCGTGCGCCCCCTGCTCGTCGCCTGCGTCCGCGCCGTCCGCCCCGTCCGCGAACAGCCCGACGGCCGCCGCGTCCCGCTCCGCCTCGGCGGCGGTCGGCGCGGGCCTGCCCTCGAGGGTCGCGATGACCCCGGGCCCGTACCGGTCGAGCTTCGCCGCGCCGACGCCCGAGATCCCGGACAGCGCGTCGAGGTCGGCGGGCCGGGCCGTGGCGATGTCCCGGAGCGTCGCGTCGTGGAACACCACGTACGCGGGGACCCCCTGCTCCTTGGCCGTGGCCGCACGCCAGGCCCGCAGACGCTCGAACAGCGCGGCGGCGTCGTCGCCCAGCTCGGCGGCTGGGGCCGCGGCGGCCGCCGCACCCCGGCGCCCGGCGGCCCCGCGCGCGGCCCGCCCGGGCGGCCGGGCGTCGTGCCGCAGCGGCACCGGCCGGTCCCCGCGCAGCACCTCGGCGCTCGCCTCGGTCAGCCGCAGGGTCCCGTAGCCGTCGGCGTCGACACCCAGCAGGCCCTGCGCGAGCAGCTGCCGCACCACCCCGCGCCACTGGGCGTCGCCGAGGTCCGACCCCACGCCGAACGTGGACAGCCCGGCGTGCCCGAGCTGGTCGATCCGGGCGGTGCGCTTGCCGAGCAGGATGTCGACGAGGTGGCCGGCGCCGTAGTGCTGGTTCCGCTCGCGCTCCAGGCGGACGACGGTCGACAGCAGCTTCTGCGCCGCGACGGTGCCGTCCCAGGTCTGCGGCGGTGCGAGGCAGGTGTCGCAGTTGCCGCACGGCTCGGCGTCCTGGTCGAAGTAGGCCAGCAGCTGGACCCGGCGGCAGGTCACGGTCTCGCAGAGGGCGAGCATCGCATCGAGGTGCGCCGACAGCCGCCGGCGGTGCGCGGCGTCGCCCTCGGAGGTGTCGATCATCTTGCGCTGCTGCACGACGTCCTGCAGGCCGTACGCCAGCCACGCGGTCGAGGGCCGGCCGTCGCGCCCGGCGCGCCCGGTCTCCTGGTAGTAGCCCTCGACGGACTTCGGCAGGTCGAGGTGCGCGACGAACCGCACGTCGGGCTTGTCGATGCCCATGCCGAACGCGATCGTCGCGACCATGACGAGCCCGTCCTCGCGCAGGAACCGGGCCTGGTTCCGTGCGCGGACCTGCCGGTCGAGCCCCGCGTGGTAGGGCAGCGCGGGGATGCCCTGGTCGCTGAGGAACTCGGCGGTCTGCTCGACGGATGCGCGCGACAGGCAGTAGACGATGCCCGAGTCGCCGGCGTGCTCGGTCCGCAGCAGGTCGAGCAGCTGGGTGCGCGGGCTGGCCTTCGGCACGATCCGGTACTGGATGTTCGGCCGGTCGAACGAGGCGACGAACTGCCGGGCCGCGGTGAGGTCGAGGCGCTCGGCGATCTCCGCGCGGGTCGCGGCGGTGGCGGTCGCGGTCAGGGCGATCCGCGGCACGTCCGGCCACCGCTCGTGCAGCACCGACAGCCCGAGGTAGTCGGGCCGGAAGTCATGGCCCCACTGGGACACGCAGTGCGCCTCGTCGATCGCGAACAGGCTGATCGCGCAGCGGTCGAGCAGCGCGAGGGTCTCGGGCACCCGGAGCCGCTCGGGGGCGAGGTACAGCAGGTCCAGCTCGCCGTCCAGCAGGGCCCGCTCGACGGCCCGGCGCTGCCCGAGGTCCTGGGTCGAGTTGAGGAACCCGGCCCGGACGCCGAGCGCCGACAGCGCGTCGACCTGGTCCTGCATCAGCGCGATGAGGGGGGAGACCACCACGCCGGTGCCACCGCGGACCAGCGCGGGCACCTGGTAGCAGAGCGACTTGCCGCCGCCCGTCGGCATGAGGACGAGCGCGTCCCCGCCGGCGACGACGGTGTCGATGATCTCCGCCTGCTCGCCGCGGAACGCGTCGTAGCCCCACACCTCGCGCAGGACGTCGACCGGGGCGCGGCCGGTCGTGGTGTCGTGCGCGGGCCGGGGGACCGGGTGCGGCTCGCCCGGCACCCCGGGTGGCGGGGCGGCGGGCGCGGCGGCGCGGGCGGGCGCGGCGGCCCGGTGCCCGCGGTCCGGCTCGTACGGGGGCTCCTCGGCCGGGTCGTACGGCGGCTCGTCGGGCAGCGGCCACTCGTCGTCCCATGCCTGCGTCACGCCGTCCACCCTAGCCGCGGGGTCCGACGTCACCGCCGTCGTCCACAGGCCCGGTCCGACCCGCGGGCACCGAGGTCGCGGGAGGTGGTCGCGCGGGCCGCGCCCCGCTCCCCGGAACGTCCCGGGCGTCCCGCGTGGCGCCCCGCGTGGCGCCACGGTGTGACGCGATCCGGGGTTGGCCCGCCAGCGGACCGGGCCTATCCTCGGGGCGGGCCGTCCGGCCCGGGACGGCACGAGGGCGAGGAGGTGGACGCGATGGACGACACCGCCAGTAGTCGGCATCCGTCGACGCCCGTCGTGCTGCACGCGCCGGCCTGAGCCGCCCTCACCGCAGGGCCCGGGTCCGCGCGAGCCGGACGTCGAGGCGTCGACGGAGCACCGGCGCCGCGCACCCCGCGGCGCTCCGGCGCCGCCGCCGTGCGGCGCACCCACCGTCACCGGCCCCGTGCCGTGACGACCCGATCCCCGTCGACCGGTCCGGCCCGTGCCGTGCCGCCGCCGGCGCGCCTCCCGTGCCCCGCACGTCTCGCGCCGACGACGGTGCCGCGCCCCGCCGCCCGCCGCGTCGTCCGGGCCCGCACGCCACCGCCCACCGCCCCGCGCCCCGCCGCGCGCCGCGTCCGGCGGTGCCGTGCCCGGAGTGCCCGGGACCGGGTCGTCGCGCCCGTGGCCCCGCCACGTCAGGAGTGCGTCATGACCCGCCACACCACCACCGTCCTGCCCCCGCGCCGCGCCGGCGACGGGCTCCCCGCCCACCTCGACCTGCACGACGTCGTCGCCGTCGGCACCCGCGCCGCCGTCGCGGCGTGGCTGCAGCACACCCCGGACGCCCGGACCCGGGCGGACGAGCTCGCCGAGCTCTCCGACCGGCAGGTCCGGTCGCTCGTCGGCCTGCTCGACCCGGCCACGGCCGCGGACCTGCTCGGGTCGCTCGACCCGCACGCCGCCGCGGAGGTCGTGCAGGTCGTCGAGCCGGCCGTCGCCGCCGGGCTGGTCGACAGCCTCGACGCGGACGAGGCCGCCGAGCTGCTGCGCAGCCTCCCGGACGCCGACCGGGCCGCGGTCCTCGCCGCCATGCGGGTCACGCGGTCGGCCGTCGTCCGCGGGCTGCTCGCCTGGCCGGAGGACTCCGCCGCCGCGCGCATGAACCCGGACGTCGTGTCCGTGCGCCCGGGGATGTCCGTGCGCGAGGCCGTCGCCGCGGTGCGCGAGCAGACCGAGTCCGCCGCGGAGAGCGGCGAGGTCTACGTCACGACCACGCCCACCGACGACGCCGGCCCGGTGCTGCTCGGCGTGGTGTCGTTCCGCGACCTGGTGCTGGCCGGGTCCGACCGGCAGGTCGCGAGCCTGATGCGGGAGGACGTCGTCACCGTCGAGCCCACCGCGGACCAGGAGGCCGCGGCGCGGCTGCTGCACCGGCACCGGCTGACCGCCCTGCCCGTGGTCGCCGACGGCCAGCTGCTCGGGGTGCTGACCCCGGACGACGTCGCGGACATCGTCGAGGAGGAGGCCACCGAGGACGCGGTGCGCCAGGGCGGTGCGCAGCCGCTGGACGTGCCGTACCTGCGGGCGTCGCCGTGGCTGCTGTGGCGGAAGCGGATCGTCTGGATGCTCGTCCTGTTCATCGCGGAGATGTACACGGGCACGGTGCTGCGCGCGTTCGAGGAGGAGCTCGACACCGTCATCGCGCTGGCGTTCTTCGTCCCGCTCCTCATCGGCACGGGGGGCAACGCCGGCACGCAGATCACGACGACCCTGATCCGGGCGATGGCCGTCGGGCAGGTGCGGCTCCGCGACGTCGGGAAGGTGCTGCGCAAGGAGCTCACCACCGGCGCGCTGATCGCGGTCACGATCGCGACCGTCGGCTGGCTGCGTGCGTGGACCCTCGGCGTCGGGCCGGAGGTCGCGCTGACCGTCGCCGTCGCCGCGGCGGCGATCGTCCTCTGGTCGTCGCTCGTCGCCTCGGTGCTGCCCCTGGTGCTCCGCCGGATCGGGATCGACCCCGCCGTCGTCTCCGGCCCGATGATCACGACGCTGGTCGACGGCACCGGCCTGATCATCTACTTCGAGGTCGCCAGGCTCCTGATCTCCTCGCTCGGGGCCTGACCGGGTCCTGACCGGGGCCCGACCGGAGCCGTCCCGCGCGGGCCGTAGGGTGGGCCCGTGCGGGACGAGACCGGCCGGGCGGCCGACGCGTCGGCCGGGGCGGCGTCCCCGGTCGAGAGCGTCGACCGCGCCCTGCGCACCCTCGACGCGGTGGCCGCCGCGGGCCCGGGCGGGGCGTCGCTCGCCGACCTGTCCGCCGCGCTGGGCGTGCACAAGACGACCGTGCACCGCTCGCTCGCGGCCCTCCGGCACCGGGACTACGTGGCCCAGGACCCGGACTCCGGCCGGTACGCGCTGGGCCCGGCGGCCGTGCTGCTCGCGGACCGCTACTTCGCCGAGGACGACCTGCCCGCCCGGCTGCACGGGGCGCTGGTCGCGCTGTGCGCCGCGGCGGACGAGCTCGTGCACCTCGGCGTCCTCAGCGGCGTGCAGGTCGTCTACCTCGACAAGGTCGAGCCGGAGCGCGCCGTCCGGGTGTGGTCCGCGATCGGCCGCCGGAACTGGGCGGTCACCACGGCGCTCGGCCGGGCGATGCTCGCGTTCCGCGACACCCCGCGCCCCACCCTCGACGGCTACGTCCGCGCGGTCGAGCCGGCGGGCCGCGTCGACGCCGACCACGTCGCCGACGAGCTCGCCCGGGCACGGGAGCGCGGGTACGCCGTCGAGCTGCAGGAGAACGAGCCGGGCATCGCGTGCCTCGCCGTTCCGCTGCTGCGCGGCACCCGGCCCGCGGCGGCCCTGAGCATCACCGCGCCCGCGGACCGCATGACGCCCAGGCGCATGTCCGAGCTGCACGACCGCATCCGCGCGGTCGTCCCCCCGCTCCTCCCGGCCGGCCTGGCGCTCCCCGCCCCGCGCTGACCCCACGGGCGCGCCCCGCCCGCAGGCCCCGCCCCGCCCCCGCCCCGCGCTGACCCCGCGGACACGCCCCGCCCCGCAGGCCCCGCCCCGCCCCCGCCCTCCGGATCCCCGCCGAGGGTGCAGCAGATGCTGCCCCCGGCCCCCCGAAGCCAGCACCTGCTGCGACCTCGCCGCCCCGGCGCGCGCAGGAGGGCGTTGCTCCCGCGCGCCCGCTGTGGCACCCTCAGTTGCGGACAGCGCGACGAGCGTTGCGCACAGTGGAACGAAGGAGTTCGCATGGACGACGTCCTCATCCGCCTCGCCGCGCACCGCCTGGTGCCCGTGGTGGTGCTCGACGAGGCCCGCGACGCCGGCCCGCTCGCCGACGCGCTGGTGGGTGGCGGCCTGCCGGTCGCCGAGGTCACCTTCCGCACCGCCGCCGCGGCCGACGCGATCCGCGCGATGGCCGACCGCGGCGACGTGCTGGTCGGCGCCGGCACCGTCGTGACGACCGACCAGGTCGAGCAGGCCGTCAAGGCCGGCGCGAGCTACCTGGTCTCCCCGGGGACGTCCCGCGCGGTGGTCGAGCGGGCGCAGGAGCTCGGCGTCCCCGTGCTGCCGGGCGCCGTCACGGCCACCGAGGTGCAGGCCGCGCTCGAGCTCGGGCTCGACACGGTGAAGTTCTTCCCGGCCGGGACCTCGGGCGGCAGCAAGGCGATCTCCGCGCTCGCCGCGCCGTTCGGCGGCGCCCGGTTCGTCCCGACCGGCGGCGTCGGCCCGGCGAACCTCGACGAGTACCTGGCCCTGCCGTGCGTCGCCGCCGTCGGCGGGTCGTGGATGGTGCCCCGCGACCGCGTGCGCGCCGGCGACCTCGAGGGCGTGCGCGCCCTGGTCGCCGACGCCGTCGCCCTCGCCGCCCGCCTGCGCCCCTGACGACCGCCCCGACCGGAGGACCCGACATGCCCCTGCAGATCCGCCCCGCCGCCGATGTCCGCTACGACGCCGTCTCGCTCGGCGAGGTGATGCTGCGGCTCGACCCGGGGGAGGGCCGCATCCGCACCGCCCGCCAGTTCCGCGCCTGGGAGGGCGGCGGCGAGTACAACGTCACCCGCGGCCTGCGCCGGGCGTTCGGCCTGCGCGGCGCCGTCGTGACCGCGCTGGCGGACAACGAGATCGGCCGCCTGGTCGAGGACTTCATCCTGCAGGGCGGCGTGGACACCTCGTTCATCCGGTGGGTGCCGTACGACGGCATCGGGCGCGGCGTCCGGAACGGCCTGAACTTCACCGAGCGGGGCTTCGGCGTCCGCGGCGCGGTGGGCGTCAGCGACCGCGGGAACACCGCGGCGAGCCAGCTCGCCCCCGCCGACGTCGACTGGGACCACCTGTTCGGCGAGCTCGGCGTGCGGT contains:
- a CDS encoding tRNA (cytidine(34)-2'-O)-methyltransferase; its protein translation is MLHVVFFEPRIPGNTGNAIRLAAATGATLHLVEPLGFVMDEPRLKRAGLDYHDLAHVVVHPDLDAAMAALATSRVFAFTTHTSTRFTDVRFRDGDALLFGPEPTGLPPEALEHPGVTNRLRIPMLPGRRSLNLTNAAATAVYEAWRQLGFPGGI
- a CDS encoding aldo/keto reductase; protein product: MPTMPPYRADDARYENMPYRRTGRSGLDLPALSLGMWHNFGDVTPLETQRAVLRRAFDLGITHLDLANNYGPPYGSAEANFGRHLAQDLRPYRDELVISSKAGYDMWPGPYGDGGSRKYLLASLDQTLARTGLDYVDIFYSHRPDPSVPLAETMGALHTAVTSGKALYAGISNYSPSRTREAARILADLGTPLLIHQPSYSMFNRHVERVAEGESESLLDAVGDLGVGMIVFSPLQQGLLTGRYLSGEVPADSRAATSRFLSADSISETYLARARALDEIARGRGQSLAQLALTWVLRDPRVTSALIGASSVAQLEDNVAALTAPPLTDDEIAAIEPHAVDGTARR
- a CDS encoding alpha/beta fold hydrolase; the protein is MSATRVPVVLLHGLTDSAACWPSVRTRYADRTVVALDARGHGGVPLPDEPFTIAALAADAAAALRELALGPALVVGHSMGGVTAEELALTAPELVAALVLEDPAWHEDGRLGAAADDAGAVGLGGAEAAAAPAVPRDDERGRPTWLGPAIASFAGRTVEQIAARGRLDNPDWPEDEILGWAQAKTGVDPRLAEVPHDWVARDWVGALSGVRVPVTLLTAEPGRAVVTPGQAARAASVLGLAPDGLLTHAPVPGVGHNIRREAPAAFLAALDAAVARADAAA
- a CDS encoding AEC family transporter, whose translation is MLAVLSALGTIVVVVVVGWFVGRTRALGEGAQRVLAATAFTVATPALLIDTLGRADLGLLVSRSALVTFLSTTVVALLAAAYLGLVRHRPTGDLVVGVLASSWVNAGNIGIPLTAYLLGSIVTVVPPTLYQQLVLVPIALVVLDSRNRRTRDGSVADPTARVRFATLRSVLRRTLRNPVIVGTLIGLVLAALPWTLPDVVLQPFALLGAAAPPLALLTFGMSLAAPRVSAEQAPRGDVALVAVLRAVVHPALAIGLGTALGLRGEALLAVAVVSALPTAQNVLVYAIQYRQGTALARDAGLVTTVLAIPALLVVAALLG
- the recQ gene encoding DNA helicase RecQ — encoded protein: MTQAWDDEWPLPDEPPYDPAEEPPYEPDRGHRAAAPARAAAPAAPPPGVPGEPHPVPRPAHDTTTGRAPVDVLREVWGYDAFRGEQAEIIDTVVAGGDALVLMPTGGGKSLCYQVPALVRGGTGVVVSPLIALMQDQVDALSALGVRAGFLNSTQDLGQRRAVERALLDGELDLLYLAPERLRVPETLALLDRCAISLFAIDEAHCVSQWGHDFRPDYLGLSVLHERWPDVPRIALTATATAATRAEIAERLDLTAARQFVASFDRPNIQYRIVPKASPRTQLLDLLRTEHAGDSGIVYCLSRASVEQTAEFLSDQGIPALPYHAGLDRQVRARNQARFLREDGLVMVATIAFGMGIDKPDVRFVAHLDLPKSVEGYYQETGRAGRDGRPSTAWLAYGLQDVVQQRKMIDTSEGDAAHRRRLSAHLDAMLALCETVTCRRVQLLAYFDQDAEPCGNCDTCLAPPQTWDGTVAAQKLLSTVVRLERERNQHYGAGHLVDILLGKRTARIDQLGHAGLSTFGVGSDLGDAQWRGVVRQLLAQGLLGVDADGYGTLRLTEASAEVLRGDRPVPLRHDARPPGRAARGAAGRRGAAAAAAPAAELGDDAAALFERLRAWRAATAKEQGVPAYVVFHDATLRDIATARPADLDALSGISGVGAAKLDRYGPGVIATLEGRPAPTAAEAERDAAAVGLFADGADGADAGDEQGAHGGPTA
- the mgtE gene encoding magnesium transporter; translation: MTRHTTTVLPPRRAGDGLPAHLDLHDVVAVGTRAAVAAWLQHTPDARTRADELAELSDRQVRSLVGLLDPATAADLLGSLDPHAAAEVVQVVEPAVAAGLVDSLDADEAAELLRSLPDADRAAVLAAMRVTRSAVVRGLLAWPEDSAAARMNPDVVSVRPGMSVREAVAAVREQTESAAESGEVYVTTTPTDDAGPVLLGVVSFRDLVLAGSDRQVASLMREDVVTVEPTADQEAAARLLHRHRLTALPVVADGQLLGVLTPDDVADIVEEEATEDAVRQGGAQPLDVPYLRASPWLLWRKRIVWMLVLFIAEMYTGTVLRAFEEELDTVIALAFFVPLLIGTGGNAGTQITTTLIRAMAVGQVRLRDVGKVLRKELTTGALIAVTIATVGWLRAWTLGVGPEVALTVAVAAAAIVLWSSLVASVLPLVLRRIGIDPAVVSGPMITTLVDGTGLIIYFEVARLLISSLGA
- a CDS encoding IclR family transcriptional regulator, with protein sequence MRDETGRAADASAGAASPVESVDRALRTLDAVAAAGPGGASLADLSAALGVHKTTVHRSLAALRHRDYVAQDPDSGRYALGPAAVLLADRYFAEDDLPARLHGALVALCAAADELVHLGVLSGVQVVYLDKVEPERAVRVWSAIGRRNWAVTTALGRAMLAFRDTPRPTLDGYVRAVEPAGRVDADHVADELARARERGYAVELQENEPGIACLAVPLLRGTRPAAALSITAPADRMTPRRMSELHDRIRAVVPPLLPAGLALPAPR
- the eda gene encoding bifunctional 4-hydroxy-2-oxoglutarate aldolase/2-dehydro-3-deoxy-phosphogluconate aldolase codes for the protein MDDVLIRLAAHRLVPVVVLDEARDAGPLADALVGGGLPVAEVTFRTAAAADAIRAMADRGDVLVGAGTVVTTDQVEQAVKAGASYLVSPGTSRAVVERAQELGVPVLPGAVTATEVQAALELGLDTVKFFPAGTSGGSKAISALAAPFGGARFVPTGGVGPANLDEYLALPCVAAVGGSWMVPRDRVRAGDLEGVRALVADAVALAARLRP